In a single window of the Oryctolagus cuniculus chromosome 2, mOryCun1.1, whole genome shotgun sequence genome:
- the FGFR1 gene encoding fibroblast growth factor receptor 1 isoform X10, whose amino-acid sequence MWSWKCLLFWAVLVTATLCTARPAAPTLPEQDALPSSEDDDDDDDSSSEEKETDNTKPNPVAPYWTSPEKMEKKLHAVPAAKTVKFKCPSSGTPNPTLRWLKNGKEFKPDHRIGGYKVRYATWSIIMDSVVPSDKGNYTCIVENEYGSINHTYQLDVVERSPHRPILQAGLPANKTVALGSNVEFMCKVYSDPQPHIQWLKHIEVNGSKIGPDNLPYVQILKHSGINSSDAEVLTLFNVTEAQSGQYVCKVSNYIGEANQSAWLTVTRPVAKALEERPAVMTSPLYLEIIIYCTGAFLISCMVGSVIIYKMKSGTKKSDFHSQMAVHKLAKSIPLRRQVTVSADSSASMNSGVLLVRPSRLSSSGTPMLAGVSEYELPEDPRWELPRDRLVLGKPLGEGCFGQVVLAEAIGLDKDKPNRVTKVAVKMLKSDATEKDLSDLISEMEMMKMIGKHKNIINLLGACTQDGPLYVIVEYASKGNLREYLQARRPPGLEYCYNPSHNPEEQLSSKDLVSCAYQVARGMEYLASKKCIHRDLAARNVLVTEDNVMKIADFGLARDIHHIDYYKKTTNGRLPVKWMAPEALFDRIYTHQSDVWSFGVLLWEIFTLGGSPYPGVPVEELFKLLKEGHRMDKPSNCTNELYMMMRDCWHAVPSQRPTFKQLVEDLDRIVALTSNQEYLDLSMPLDQYSPSFPDTRSSTCSSGEDSVFSHEPLPEEPCLPRRSAQLANGGLKRR is encoded by the exons ATGCGCTCCCCTCGTCGGAGGACGACGACGACGATGATGACTCCTCTTcggaggagaaagagacagataacaCCAAACCAAACC CCGTAGCGCCGTACTGGACATCCcctgaaaagatggaaaagaaaCTGCACGCCGTACCGGCTGCCAAGACCGTGAAGTTCAAGTGCCCTTCCAGCGGGACACCGAACCCCACGCTGCGCTGGCTGAAAAATGGCAAAGAGTTCAAACCTGACCACAGGATTGGAGGCTACAAG GTCCGCTATGCCACCTGGAGCATCATCATGGACTCCGTGGTTCCCTCCGATAAGGGCAACTACACTTGCATTGTGGAGAACGAGTACGGCAGCATCAACCACACCTACCAACTGGACGTCGTGG AGCGGTCGCCTCACCGGCCCATCCTGCAGGCAGGGCTGCCTGCCAACAAGACGGTGGCCCTGGGCAGCAATGTGGAGTTCATGTGTAAGGTGTACAGTGACCCTCAGCCTCACATCCAGTGGCTAAAGCACATCGAGGTCAACGGGAGTAAGATCGGCCCAGACAATCTGCCCTACGTCCAGATCTTGAAG CATTCGGGGATTAATAGCTCGGATGCAGAGGTGCTGACCTTGTTCAATGTGACAGAGGCCCAGAGCGGGCAGTATGTGTGTAAGGTTTCCAATTATATTGGTGAAGCTAACCAGTCTGCGTGGCTCACTGTCACCAGACCTGTGGCAAAAG CCCTGGAAGAGAGACCAGCCGTGATGACATCGCCCCTGTACCTGGAGATCATCATCTATTGCACGGGGGCCTTCCTCATCTCCTGCATGGTGGGCTCCGTCATCATCTACAAGATGAAGAGTGGCACCAAGAAGAGCGACTTCCACAGCCAGATGGCCGTGCACAAGCTGGCCAAGAGCATCCCCCTGCGCAGACAGGTAACAG TGTCGGCTGACTCCAGTGCATCCATGAATTCAGGGGTTCTTCTGGTTCGGCCCTCACGGCTCTCCTCCAGCGGGACCCCCATGTTAGCTGGGGTCTCTGAATATGAGCTGCCCGAAGACCCTCGCTGGGAGCTGCCTCGAGACAG ACTGGTCTTGGGCAAACCCCTGGGAGAGGGCTGCTTCGGGCAGGTGGTGTTGGCGGAGGCCATTGGGCTGGACAAGGACAAACCCAACCGTGTGACCAAAGTGGCCGTGAAGATGTTGAAGT cggatgcaacagagaaagatctttccgATCTGATCTCAGAAAtggagatgatgaagatgatTGGGAAGCACAAGAACATCATCAACCTGCTGGGGGCCTGCACGCAGGACG GTCCCTTGTACGTCATCGTGGAGTACGCCTCCAAGGGCAACCTGCGGGAGTACCTGCAGGCCCGGCGGCCCCCGGGGCTGGAATACTGTTACAACCCCAGCCACAACCCCGAGGAGCAGCTCTCCTCCAAGGACCTGGTGTCCTGCGCCTACCAGGTGGCCCGAGGCATGGAATACCTCGCCTCCAAGAAG TGCATACACAGAGACCTGGCCGCCAGGAACGTCCTGGTGACGGAGGACAACGTGATGAAGATCGCCGACTTCGGCCTAGCACGAGACATTCACCACATCGACTACTACAAAAAGACGACCAAC ggccggctgcCCGTGAAGTGGATGGCGCCCGAGGCGTTGTTCGATCGGATCTACACCCATCAGAGTGATGT GTGGTCTTTTGGGGTGCTCCTGTGGGAAATCTTCACCCTGGGCGGCTCCCCGTACCCCGGCGTGCCTGTGGAGGAGCTTTTCAAGCTGCTGAAGGAAGGCCACCGCATGGACAAGCCCAGCAACTGCACCAATGAGCT GTACATGATGATGCGGGACTGCTGGCACGCAGTGCCCTCCCAGAGGCCCACCTTCAAGCAGCTGGTAGAAGACCTGGACCGCATTGTGGCCTTGACCTCCAACCAG GAGTACCTGGACCTGTCCATGCCCCTGGACCAGTACTCGCCCAGCTTTCCCGACACCCGAAGCTCCACCTGCTCCTCGGGCGAGGACTCCGTCTTTTCTCACGAGCCGTTGCCCGAGGAGCCGTGTCTGCCCCGACGCTCGGCCCAACTTGCCAATGGCGGACTCAAACGACGCTGA
- the FGFR1 gene encoding fibroblast growth factor receptor 1 isoform X13: MWSWKCLLFWAVLVTATLCTARPAAPTLPEQDALPSSEDDDDDDDSSSEEKETDNTKPNPVAPYWTSPEKMEKKLHAVPAAKTVKFKCPSSGTPNPTLRWLKNGKEFKPDHRIGGYKVRYATWSIIMDSVVPSDKGNYTCIVENEYGSINHTYQLDVVERSPHRPILQAGLPANKTVALGSNVEFMCKVYSDPQPHIQWLKHIEVNGSKIGPDNLPYVQILKTAGVNTTDKEMEVLHLRNVSFEDAGEYTCLAGNSIGLSHHSAWLTVLEALEERPAVMTSPLYLEIIIYCTGAFLISCMVGSVIIYKMKSGTKKSDFHSQMAVHKLAKSIPLRRQVSADSSASMNSGVLLVRPSRLSSSGTPMLAGVSEYELPEDPRWELPRDRLVLGKPLGEGCFGQVVLAEAIGLDKDKPNRVTKVAVKMLKSDATEKDLSDLISEMEMMKMIGKHKNIINLLGACTQDGPLYVIVEYASKGNLREYLQARRPPGLEYCYNPSHNPEEQLSSKDLVSCAYQVARGMEYLASKKCIHRDLAARNVLVTEDNVMKIADFGLARDIHHIDYYKKTTNGRLPVKWMAPEALFDRIYTHQSDVWSFGVLLWEIFTLGGSPYPGVPVEELFKLLKEGHRMDKPSNCTNELYMMMRDCWHAVPSQRPTFKQLVEDLDRIVALTSNQEYLDLSMPLDQYSPSFPDTRSSTCSSGEDSVFSHEPLPEEPCLPRRSAQLANGGLKRR; this comes from the exons ATGCGCTCCCCTCGTCGGAGGACGACGACGACGATGATGACTCCTCTTcggaggagaaagagacagataacaCCAAACCAAACC CCGTAGCGCCGTACTGGACATCCcctgaaaagatggaaaagaaaCTGCACGCCGTACCGGCTGCCAAGACCGTGAAGTTCAAGTGCCCTTCCAGCGGGACACCGAACCCCACGCTGCGCTGGCTGAAAAATGGCAAAGAGTTCAAACCTGACCACAGGATTGGAGGCTACAAG GTCCGCTATGCCACCTGGAGCATCATCATGGACTCCGTGGTTCCCTCCGATAAGGGCAACTACACTTGCATTGTGGAGAACGAGTACGGCAGCATCAACCACACCTACCAACTGGACGTCGTGG AGCGGTCGCCTCACCGGCCCATCCTGCAGGCAGGGCTGCCTGCCAACAAGACGGTGGCCCTGGGCAGCAATGTGGAGTTCATGTGTAAGGTGTACAGTGACCCTCAGCCTCACATCCAGTGGCTAAAGCACATCGAGGTCAACGGGAGTAAGATCGGCCCAGACAATCTGCCCTACGTCCAGATCTTGAAG ACTGCCGGAGTTAACACCACTGACAAAGAGATGGAGGTGCTTCACTTGCGGAACGTCTCCTTCGAGGACGCGGGCGAGTATACGTGCTTGGCGGGTAACTCTATCGGACTCTCCCATCACTCTGCATGGCTGACCGTTCTGGAAG CCCTGGAAGAGAGACCAGCCGTGATGACATCGCCCCTGTACCTGGAGATCATCATCTATTGCACGGGGGCCTTCCTCATCTCCTGCATGGTGGGCTCCGTCATCATCTACAAGATGAAGAGTGGCACCAAGAAGAGCGACTTCCACAGCCAGATGGCCGTGCACAAGCTGGCCAAGAGCATCCCCCTGCGCAGACAG GTGTCGGCTGACTCCAGTGCATCCATGAATTCAGGGGTTCTTCTGGTTCGGCCCTCACGGCTCTCCTCCAGCGGGACCCCCATGTTAGCTGGGGTCTCTGAATATGAGCTGCCCGAAGACCCTCGCTGGGAGCTGCCTCGAGACAG ACTGGTCTTGGGCAAACCCCTGGGAGAGGGCTGCTTCGGGCAGGTGGTGTTGGCGGAGGCCATTGGGCTGGACAAGGACAAACCCAACCGTGTGACCAAAGTGGCCGTGAAGATGTTGAAGT cggatgcaacagagaaagatctttccgATCTGATCTCAGAAAtggagatgatgaagatgatTGGGAAGCACAAGAACATCATCAACCTGCTGGGGGCCTGCACGCAGGACG GTCCCTTGTACGTCATCGTGGAGTACGCCTCCAAGGGCAACCTGCGGGAGTACCTGCAGGCCCGGCGGCCCCCGGGGCTGGAATACTGTTACAACCCCAGCCACAACCCCGAGGAGCAGCTCTCCTCCAAGGACCTGGTGTCCTGCGCCTACCAGGTGGCCCGAGGCATGGAATACCTCGCCTCCAAGAAG TGCATACACAGAGACCTGGCCGCCAGGAACGTCCTGGTGACGGAGGACAACGTGATGAAGATCGCCGACTTCGGCCTAGCACGAGACATTCACCACATCGACTACTACAAAAAGACGACCAAC ggccggctgcCCGTGAAGTGGATGGCGCCCGAGGCGTTGTTCGATCGGATCTACACCCATCAGAGTGATGT GTGGTCTTTTGGGGTGCTCCTGTGGGAAATCTTCACCCTGGGCGGCTCCCCGTACCCCGGCGTGCCTGTGGAGGAGCTTTTCAAGCTGCTGAAGGAAGGCCACCGCATGGACAAGCCCAGCAACTGCACCAATGAGCT GTACATGATGATGCGGGACTGCTGGCACGCAGTGCCCTCCCAGAGGCCCACCTTCAAGCAGCTGGTAGAAGACCTGGACCGCATTGTGGCCTTGACCTCCAACCAG GAGTACCTGGACCTGTCCATGCCCCTGGACCAGTACTCGCCCAGCTTTCCCGACACCCGAAGCTCCACCTGCTCCTCGGGCGAGGACTCCGTCTTTTCTCACGAGCCGTTGCCCGAGGAGCCGTGTCTGCCCCGACGCTCGGCCCAACTTGCCAATGGCGGACTCAAACGACGCTGA
- the FGFR1 gene encoding fibroblast growth factor receptor 1 isoform X12 yields MWSWKCLLFWAVLVTATLCTARPAAPTLPEQDALPSSEDDDDDDDSSSEEKETDNTKPNRMPVAPYWTSPEKMEKKLHAVPAAKTVKFKCPSSGTPNPTLRWLKNGKEFKPDHRIGGYKVRYATWSIIMDSVVPSDKGNYTCIVENEYGSINHTYQLDVVERSPHRPILQAGLPANKTVALGSNVEFMCKVYSDPQPHIQWLKHIEVNGSKIGPDNLPYVQILKTAGVNTTDKEMEVLHLRNVSFEDAGEYTCLAGNSIGLSHHSAWLTVLEALEERPAVMTSPLYLEIIIYCTGAFLISCMVGSVIIYKMKSGTKKSDFHSQMAVHKLAKSIPLRRQVSADSSASMNSGVLLVRPSRLSSSGTPMLAGVSEYELPEDPRWELPRDRLVLGKPLGEGCFGQVVLAEAIGLDKDKPNRVTKVAVKMLKSDATEKDLSDLISEMEMMKMIGKHKNIINLLGACTQDGPLYVIVEYASKGNLREYLQARRPPGLEYCYNPSHNPEEQLSSKDLVSCAYQVARGMEYLASKKCIHRDLAARNVLVTEDNVMKIADFGLARDIHHIDYYKKTTNGRLPVKWMAPEALFDRIYTHQSDVWSFGVLLWEIFTLGGSPYPGVPVEELFKLLKEGHRMDKPSNCTNELYMMMRDCWHAVPSQRPTFKQLVEDLDRIVALTSNQEYLDLSMPLDQYSPSFPDTRSSTCSSGEDSVFSHEPLPEEPCLPRRSAQLANGGLKRR; encoded by the exons ATGCGCTCCCCTCGTCGGAGGACGACGACGACGATGATGACTCCTCTTcggaggagaaagagacagataacaCCAAACCAAACCGTATGC CCGTAGCGCCGTACTGGACATCCcctgaaaagatggaaaagaaaCTGCACGCCGTACCGGCTGCCAAGACCGTGAAGTTCAAGTGCCCTTCCAGCGGGACACCGAACCCCACGCTGCGCTGGCTGAAAAATGGCAAAGAGTTCAAACCTGACCACAGGATTGGAGGCTACAAG GTCCGCTATGCCACCTGGAGCATCATCATGGACTCCGTGGTTCCCTCCGATAAGGGCAACTACACTTGCATTGTGGAGAACGAGTACGGCAGCATCAACCACACCTACCAACTGGACGTCGTGG AGCGGTCGCCTCACCGGCCCATCCTGCAGGCAGGGCTGCCTGCCAACAAGACGGTGGCCCTGGGCAGCAATGTGGAGTTCATGTGTAAGGTGTACAGTGACCCTCAGCCTCACATCCAGTGGCTAAAGCACATCGAGGTCAACGGGAGTAAGATCGGCCCAGACAATCTGCCCTACGTCCAGATCTTGAAG ACTGCCGGAGTTAACACCACTGACAAAGAGATGGAGGTGCTTCACTTGCGGAACGTCTCCTTCGAGGACGCGGGCGAGTATACGTGCTTGGCGGGTAACTCTATCGGACTCTCCCATCACTCTGCATGGCTGACCGTTCTGGAAG CCCTGGAAGAGAGACCAGCCGTGATGACATCGCCCCTGTACCTGGAGATCATCATCTATTGCACGGGGGCCTTCCTCATCTCCTGCATGGTGGGCTCCGTCATCATCTACAAGATGAAGAGTGGCACCAAGAAGAGCGACTTCCACAGCCAGATGGCCGTGCACAAGCTGGCCAAGAGCATCCCCCTGCGCAGACAG GTGTCGGCTGACTCCAGTGCATCCATGAATTCAGGGGTTCTTCTGGTTCGGCCCTCACGGCTCTCCTCCAGCGGGACCCCCATGTTAGCTGGGGTCTCTGAATATGAGCTGCCCGAAGACCCTCGCTGGGAGCTGCCTCGAGACAG ACTGGTCTTGGGCAAACCCCTGGGAGAGGGCTGCTTCGGGCAGGTGGTGTTGGCGGAGGCCATTGGGCTGGACAAGGACAAACCCAACCGTGTGACCAAAGTGGCCGTGAAGATGTTGAAGT cggatgcaacagagaaagatctttccgATCTGATCTCAGAAAtggagatgatgaagatgatTGGGAAGCACAAGAACATCATCAACCTGCTGGGGGCCTGCACGCAGGACG GTCCCTTGTACGTCATCGTGGAGTACGCCTCCAAGGGCAACCTGCGGGAGTACCTGCAGGCCCGGCGGCCCCCGGGGCTGGAATACTGTTACAACCCCAGCCACAACCCCGAGGAGCAGCTCTCCTCCAAGGACCTGGTGTCCTGCGCCTACCAGGTGGCCCGAGGCATGGAATACCTCGCCTCCAAGAAG TGCATACACAGAGACCTGGCCGCCAGGAACGTCCTGGTGACGGAGGACAACGTGATGAAGATCGCCGACTTCGGCCTAGCACGAGACATTCACCACATCGACTACTACAAAAAGACGACCAAC ggccggctgcCCGTGAAGTGGATGGCGCCCGAGGCGTTGTTCGATCGGATCTACACCCATCAGAGTGATGT GTGGTCTTTTGGGGTGCTCCTGTGGGAAATCTTCACCCTGGGCGGCTCCCCGTACCCCGGCGTGCCTGTGGAGGAGCTTTTCAAGCTGCTGAAGGAAGGCCACCGCATGGACAAGCCCAGCAACTGCACCAATGAGCT GTACATGATGATGCGGGACTGCTGGCACGCAGTGCCCTCCCAGAGGCCCACCTTCAAGCAGCTGGTAGAAGACCTGGACCGCATTGTGGCCTTGACCTCCAACCAG GAGTACCTGGACCTGTCCATGCCCCTGGACCAGTACTCGCCCAGCTTTCCCGACACCCGAAGCTCCACCTGCTCCTCGGGCGAGGACTCCGTCTTTTCTCACGAGCCGTTGCCCGAGGAGCCGTGTCTGCCCCGACGCTCGGCCCAACTTGCCAATGGCGGACTCAAACGACGCTGA
- the FGFR1 gene encoding fibroblast growth factor receptor 1 isoform X11, with protein sequence MWSWKCLLFWAVLVTATLCTARPAAPTLPEQDALPSSEDDDDDDDSSSEEKETDNTKPNPVAPYWTSPEKMEKKLHAVPAAKTVKFKCPSSGTPNPTLRWLKNGKEFKPDHRIGGYKVRYATWSIIMDSVVPSDKGNYTCIVENEYGSINHTYQLDVVERSPHRPILQAGLPANKTVALGSNVEFMCKVYSDPQPHIQWLKHIEVNGSKIGPDNLPYVQILKTAGVNTTDKEMEVLHLRNVSFEDAGEYTCLAGNSIGLSHHSAWLTVLEALEERPAVMTSPLYLEIIIYCTGAFLISCMVGSVIIYKMKSGTKKSDFHSQMAVHKLAKSIPLRRQVTVSADSSASMNSGVLLVRPSRLSSSGTPMLAGVSEYELPEDPRWELPRDRLVLGKPLGEGCFGQVVLAEAIGLDKDKPNRVTKVAVKMLKSDATEKDLSDLISEMEMMKMIGKHKNIINLLGACTQDGPLYVIVEYASKGNLREYLQARRPPGLEYCYNPSHNPEEQLSSKDLVSCAYQVARGMEYLASKKCIHRDLAARNVLVTEDNVMKIADFGLARDIHHIDYYKKTTNGRLPVKWMAPEALFDRIYTHQSDVWSFGVLLWEIFTLGGSPYPGVPVEELFKLLKEGHRMDKPSNCTNELYMMMRDCWHAVPSQRPTFKQLVEDLDRIVALTSNQEYLDLSMPLDQYSPSFPDTRSSTCSSGEDSVFSHEPLPEEPCLPRRSAQLANGGLKRR encoded by the exons ATGCGCTCCCCTCGTCGGAGGACGACGACGACGATGATGACTCCTCTTcggaggagaaagagacagataacaCCAAACCAAACC CCGTAGCGCCGTACTGGACATCCcctgaaaagatggaaaagaaaCTGCACGCCGTACCGGCTGCCAAGACCGTGAAGTTCAAGTGCCCTTCCAGCGGGACACCGAACCCCACGCTGCGCTGGCTGAAAAATGGCAAAGAGTTCAAACCTGACCACAGGATTGGAGGCTACAAG GTCCGCTATGCCACCTGGAGCATCATCATGGACTCCGTGGTTCCCTCCGATAAGGGCAACTACACTTGCATTGTGGAGAACGAGTACGGCAGCATCAACCACACCTACCAACTGGACGTCGTGG AGCGGTCGCCTCACCGGCCCATCCTGCAGGCAGGGCTGCCTGCCAACAAGACGGTGGCCCTGGGCAGCAATGTGGAGTTCATGTGTAAGGTGTACAGTGACCCTCAGCCTCACATCCAGTGGCTAAAGCACATCGAGGTCAACGGGAGTAAGATCGGCCCAGACAATCTGCCCTACGTCCAGATCTTGAAG ACTGCCGGAGTTAACACCACTGACAAAGAGATGGAGGTGCTTCACTTGCGGAACGTCTCCTTCGAGGACGCGGGCGAGTATACGTGCTTGGCGGGTAACTCTATCGGACTCTCCCATCACTCTGCATGGCTGACCGTTCTGGAAG CCCTGGAAGAGAGACCAGCCGTGATGACATCGCCCCTGTACCTGGAGATCATCATCTATTGCACGGGGGCCTTCCTCATCTCCTGCATGGTGGGCTCCGTCATCATCTACAAGATGAAGAGTGGCACCAAGAAGAGCGACTTCCACAGCCAGATGGCCGTGCACAAGCTGGCCAAGAGCATCCCCCTGCGCAGACAGGTAACAG TGTCGGCTGACTCCAGTGCATCCATGAATTCAGGGGTTCTTCTGGTTCGGCCCTCACGGCTCTCCTCCAGCGGGACCCCCATGTTAGCTGGGGTCTCTGAATATGAGCTGCCCGAAGACCCTCGCTGGGAGCTGCCTCGAGACAG ACTGGTCTTGGGCAAACCCCTGGGAGAGGGCTGCTTCGGGCAGGTGGTGTTGGCGGAGGCCATTGGGCTGGACAAGGACAAACCCAACCGTGTGACCAAAGTGGCCGTGAAGATGTTGAAGT cggatgcaacagagaaagatctttccgATCTGATCTCAGAAAtggagatgatgaagatgatTGGGAAGCACAAGAACATCATCAACCTGCTGGGGGCCTGCACGCAGGACG GTCCCTTGTACGTCATCGTGGAGTACGCCTCCAAGGGCAACCTGCGGGAGTACCTGCAGGCCCGGCGGCCCCCGGGGCTGGAATACTGTTACAACCCCAGCCACAACCCCGAGGAGCAGCTCTCCTCCAAGGACCTGGTGTCCTGCGCCTACCAGGTGGCCCGAGGCATGGAATACCTCGCCTCCAAGAAG TGCATACACAGAGACCTGGCCGCCAGGAACGTCCTGGTGACGGAGGACAACGTGATGAAGATCGCCGACTTCGGCCTAGCACGAGACATTCACCACATCGACTACTACAAAAAGACGACCAAC ggccggctgcCCGTGAAGTGGATGGCGCCCGAGGCGTTGTTCGATCGGATCTACACCCATCAGAGTGATGT GTGGTCTTTTGGGGTGCTCCTGTGGGAAATCTTCACCCTGGGCGGCTCCCCGTACCCCGGCGTGCCTGTGGAGGAGCTTTTCAAGCTGCTGAAGGAAGGCCACCGCATGGACAAGCCCAGCAACTGCACCAATGAGCT GTACATGATGATGCGGGACTGCTGGCACGCAGTGCCCTCCCAGAGGCCCACCTTCAAGCAGCTGGTAGAAGACCTGGACCGCATTGTGGCCTTGACCTCCAACCAG GAGTACCTGGACCTGTCCATGCCCCTGGACCAGTACTCGCCCAGCTTTCCCGACACCCGAAGCTCCACCTGCTCCTCGGGCGAGGACTCCGTCTTTTCTCACGAGCCGTTGCCCGAGGAGCCGTGTCTGCCCCGACGCTCGGCCCAACTTGCCAATGGCGGACTCAAACGACGCTGA
- the FGFR1 gene encoding fibroblast growth factor receptor 1 isoform X8, producing the protein MWSWKCLLFWAVLVTATLCTARPAAPTLPEQDALPSSEDDDDDDDSSSEEKETDNTKPNRMPVAPYWTSPEKMEKKLHAVPAAKTVKFKCPSSGTPNPTLRWLKNGKEFKPDHRIGGYKVRYATWSIIMDSVVPSDKGNYTCIVENEYGSINHTYQLDVVERSPHRPILQAGLPANKTVALGSNVEFMCKVYSDPQPHIQWLKHIEVNGSKIGPDNLPYVQILKHSGINSSDAEVLTLFNVTEAQSGQYVCKVSNYIGEANQSAWLTVTRPVAKALEERPAVMTSPLYLEIIIYCTGAFLISCMVGSVIIYKMKSGTKKSDFHSQMAVHKLAKSIPLRRQVTVSADSSASMNSGVLLVRPSRLSSSGTPMLAGVSEYELPEDPRWELPRDRLVLGKPLGEGCFGQVVLAEAIGLDKDKPNRVTKVAVKMLKSDATEKDLSDLISEMEMMKMIGKHKNIINLLGACTQDGPLYVIVEYASKGNLREYLQARRPPGLEYCYNPSHNPEEQLSSKDLVSCAYQVARGMEYLASKKCIHRDLAARNVLVTEDNVMKIADFGLARDIHHIDYYKKTTNGRLPVKWMAPEALFDRIYTHQSDVWSFGVLLWEIFTLGGSPYPGVPVEELFKLLKEGHRMDKPSNCTNELYMMMRDCWHAVPSQRPTFKQLVEDLDRIVALTSNQEYLDLSMPLDQYSPSFPDTRSSTCSSGEDSVFSHEPLPEEPCLPRRSAQLANGGLKRR; encoded by the exons ATGCGCTCCCCTCGTCGGAGGACGACGACGACGATGATGACTCCTCTTcggaggagaaagagacagataacaCCAAACCAAACCGTATGC CCGTAGCGCCGTACTGGACATCCcctgaaaagatggaaaagaaaCTGCACGCCGTACCGGCTGCCAAGACCGTGAAGTTCAAGTGCCCTTCCAGCGGGACACCGAACCCCACGCTGCGCTGGCTGAAAAATGGCAAAGAGTTCAAACCTGACCACAGGATTGGAGGCTACAAG GTCCGCTATGCCACCTGGAGCATCATCATGGACTCCGTGGTTCCCTCCGATAAGGGCAACTACACTTGCATTGTGGAGAACGAGTACGGCAGCATCAACCACACCTACCAACTGGACGTCGTGG AGCGGTCGCCTCACCGGCCCATCCTGCAGGCAGGGCTGCCTGCCAACAAGACGGTGGCCCTGGGCAGCAATGTGGAGTTCATGTGTAAGGTGTACAGTGACCCTCAGCCTCACATCCAGTGGCTAAAGCACATCGAGGTCAACGGGAGTAAGATCGGCCCAGACAATCTGCCCTACGTCCAGATCTTGAAG CATTCGGGGATTAATAGCTCGGATGCAGAGGTGCTGACCTTGTTCAATGTGACAGAGGCCCAGAGCGGGCAGTATGTGTGTAAGGTTTCCAATTATATTGGTGAAGCTAACCAGTCTGCGTGGCTCACTGTCACCAGACCTGTGGCAAAAG CCCTGGAAGAGAGACCAGCCGTGATGACATCGCCCCTGTACCTGGAGATCATCATCTATTGCACGGGGGCCTTCCTCATCTCCTGCATGGTGGGCTCCGTCATCATCTACAAGATGAAGAGTGGCACCAAGAAGAGCGACTTCCACAGCCAGATGGCCGTGCACAAGCTGGCCAAGAGCATCCCCCTGCGCAGACAGGTAACAG TGTCGGCTGACTCCAGTGCATCCATGAATTCAGGGGTTCTTCTGGTTCGGCCCTCACGGCTCTCCTCCAGCGGGACCCCCATGTTAGCTGGGGTCTCTGAATATGAGCTGCCCGAAGACCCTCGCTGGGAGCTGCCTCGAGACAG ACTGGTCTTGGGCAAACCCCTGGGAGAGGGCTGCTTCGGGCAGGTGGTGTTGGCGGAGGCCATTGGGCTGGACAAGGACAAACCCAACCGTGTGACCAAAGTGGCCGTGAAGATGTTGAAGT cggatgcaacagagaaagatctttccgATCTGATCTCAGAAAtggagatgatgaagatgatTGGGAAGCACAAGAACATCATCAACCTGCTGGGGGCCTGCACGCAGGACG GTCCCTTGTACGTCATCGTGGAGTACGCCTCCAAGGGCAACCTGCGGGAGTACCTGCAGGCCCGGCGGCCCCCGGGGCTGGAATACTGTTACAACCCCAGCCACAACCCCGAGGAGCAGCTCTCCTCCAAGGACCTGGTGTCCTGCGCCTACCAGGTGGCCCGAGGCATGGAATACCTCGCCTCCAAGAAG TGCATACACAGAGACCTGGCCGCCAGGAACGTCCTGGTGACGGAGGACAACGTGATGAAGATCGCCGACTTCGGCCTAGCACGAGACATTCACCACATCGACTACTACAAAAAGACGACCAAC ggccggctgcCCGTGAAGTGGATGGCGCCCGAGGCGTTGTTCGATCGGATCTACACCCATCAGAGTGATGT GTGGTCTTTTGGGGTGCTCCTGTGGGAAATCTTCACCCTGGGCGGCTCCCCGTACCCCGGCGTGCCTGTGGAGGAGCTTTTCAAGCTGCTGAAGGAAGGCCACCGCATGGACAAGCCCAGCAACTGCACCAATGAGCT GTACATGATGATGCGGGACTGCTGGCACGCAGTGCCCTCCCAGAGGCCCACCTTCAAGCAGCTGGTAGAAGACCTGGACCGCATTGTGGCCTTGACCTCCAACCAG GAGTACCTGGACCTGTCCATGCCCCTGGACCAGTACTCGCCCAGCTTTCCCGACACCCGAAGCTCCACCTGCTCCTCGGGCGAGGACTCCGTCTTTTCTCACGAGCCGTTGCCCGAGGAGCCGTGTCTGCCCCGACGCTCGGCCCAACTTGCCAATGGCGGACTCAAACGACGCTGA